A stretch of the Microcella sp. genome encodes the following:
- a CDS encoding monovalent cation/H+ antiporter subunit D family protein: MIPVIEALLPLFVGAPLLVGGAFFVAPAHHRLRQVLGAASLVALLVGAVVLVVITADGTVLAHQVALWPGGIAIPFVADAFSSLLLLVTAILSTVTFGHLITSGEARSPSIASFVLVLAGGVAGALLTADLFNLFVFIEVMLLPSYGLLVILSRRGDLGGSRLYVTVNLLASTLFLAGVGLIYAVQGTVNLAELAGAGDDPATAIAAAVCLSAIAVKAAVFPAHGWLARTYGAASPAVAALFSGLHTKVAVYIIFRISAVIFEGDPAWMTPIIIVATITLLVGALTSLGESEMRPLLVFQMVSGIGFILVGVAVFTPAGLAAGVVYMVHHMIVMGSLLLIAGAIEQTYGSGHLSRVSGLRTREPLLTAVFVVGALSLAGLPPFSGFVAKYALVQATAEGGQVLVAGLLIVASLLALVAMMKIWAEMFNGKRHADVELLAAEARIRERHALLDDQPVDADAVAEEAALAVERHEPPRGAETAADDDDPHEHRGTRVPVRLLVPSLVLAAISVGLGLGAEGLLQLAEQAAAGLVDINDYVRAVIDR; encoded by the coding sequence ATGATCCCCGTGATCGAGGCCCTGCTGCCTCTCTTCGTCGGCGCGCCCCTTCTCGTCGGCGGCGCCTTCTTCGTCGCGCCTGCGCACCACCGGCTGCGGCAGGTGCTCGGTGCGGCATCCCTCGTCGCGCTGCTGGTCGGCGCCGTGGTGCTCGTGGTCATTACGGCAGACGGCACAGTGCTCGCCCACCAGGTCGCTCTGTGGCCCGGCGGCATTGCGATCCCGTTCGTCGCCGATGCCTTCTCGAGCCTGCTGCTGCTCGTGACCGCGATTCTCTCGACCGTGACCTTCGGGCATCTGATCACCAGTGGCGAGGCCCGCAGCCCGTCGATCGCATCATTCGTGCTCGTGCTTGCCGGTGGCGTCGCGGGTGCGCTCCTGACTGCCGACCTCTTCAACCTCTTCGTGTTCATCGAGGTCATGCTGCTGCCTTCCTACGGACTGCTGGTGATTCTCAGCCGACGCGGAGACCTAGGCGGGTCGCGGCTGTATGTCACCGTAAATCTGCTCGCGTCGACACTCTTCCTCGCGGGCGTAGGGCTTATCTACGCCGTGCAGGGCACGGTCAACCTTGCGGAACTCGCCGGTGCGGGCGACGACCCGGCCACGGCCATCGCCGCGGCCGTGTGCTTGAGCGCGATTGCGGTCAAGGCCGCGGTCTTCCCGGCGCACGGTTGGCTCGCCCGCACCTACGGCGCCGCTTCGCCCGCCGTGGCCGCCCTGTTCTCGGGCCTGCACACGAAGGTCGCCGTGTACATCATCTTTCGCATCAGCGCGGTGATCTTCGAGGGCGACCCGGCGTGGATGACGCCGATCATCATCGTCGCCACGATCACGCTGCTGGTCGGTGCGCTGACGTCTCTGGGCGAGAGCGAGATGCGCCCTCTGCTCGTCTTCCAGATGGTCAGCGGCATCGGTTTCATCCTCGTCGGTGTCGCGGTGTTCACTCCCGCCGGGCTCGCCGCGGGCGTGGTCTACATGGTTCATCACATGATCGTCATGGGCTCGCTGCTGCTCATCGCGGGCGCCATCGAGCAGACTTACGGGTCGGGGCACCTCAGCCGCGTATCGGGCCTGCGCACGCGTGAACCGCTGCTGACGGCCGTGTTCGTTGTCGGGGCACTCTCGCTCGCAGGGCTGCCGCCGTTCTCGGGCTTTGTGGCCAAGTACGCGCTCGTGCAGGCCACGGCTGAGGGTGGCCAGGTGCTCGTCGCCGGGCTTCTCATCGTCGCCAGCTTGCTCGCTCTCGTGGCGATGATGAAGATCTGGGCCGAGATGTTCAACGGCAAGCGGCACGCCGACGTCGAGCTACTCGCGGCCGAGGCGCGCATCCGTGAACGGCATGCATTGCTCGATGACCAGCCGGTCGATGCCGACGCTGTCGCGGAGGAGGCGGCCCTCGCGGTCGAGCGACATGAACCGCCGCGCGGAGCCGAGACCGCCGCAGACGACGACGACCCGCACGAGCATCGGGGCACGCGCGTGCCGGTGCGGCTCCTGGTGCCATCACTGGTGCTTGCGGCGATCTCGGTCGGGCTCGGGCTCGGAGCAGAGGGCCTGCTGCAGCTTGCCGAACAGGCCGCCGCCGGGCTCGTCGACATCAACGACTATGTGCGGGCGGTGATCGACCGA
- a CDS encoding sodium:proton antiporter has translation MSLALGIGLLAAAGVYLVLQRGMIRIILGFVLLTHAVNLLLIAAGGVARRDAPFFGGDTSSAADPLPQAFVLTAIVIAFAITVVMATLAVVGRGDDDTEPPAAGHDTDAATQEAAP, from the coding sequence ATGAGCCTCGCTCTCGGAATCGGACTGCTCGCGGCTGCGGGCGTCTACCTCGTGCTGCAGCGCGGCATGATCCGCATCATTCTCGGCTTCGTGCTGCTGACGCACGCGGTGAACCTGCTGCTGATCGCTGCCGGGGGAGTCGCGCGTCGAGACGCTCCGTTCTTCGGCGGCGACACCTCGAGCGCCGCCGACCCGCTGCCGCAGGCCTTCGTGCTGACCGCGATCGTGATCGCGTTCGCGATCACGGTCGTCATGGCGACGCTTGCGGTGGTGGGTCGAGGCGACGATGACACCGAGCCGCCGGCTGCCGGCCACGACACAGATGCGGCGACTCAGGAGGCAGCGCCATGA
- the mbhE gene encoding hydrogen gas-evolving membrane-bound hydrogenase subunit E — MLTALLVATLAVVVITMVATVVIGRNAGWIAAAGLAVLATLVGLRLPELLDGPGVVREVVPWMPTLDVALRLRLDGLAALFLLIVLGIGALVMAYSARYLSDMTVHRHTGYFAWMLLFAFSMTGLVLADDLVLLFVFWELTTLCSFFLINRSGRRASAPAVRTLLVTAMGGLALLFAVVLIVARTGTTVVSDALQSDAWQTDSGFTAAVAVLIALAAMTKSAQFPFHMWLPDAMVAPTPVSAYLHAAAMVKAGIYLLMLFSPALAATVVWQSILVTSGLITAIMGAVFALRRFDLKEIMAYSTVSQLGFIVALIGIGTPSALATAALYTLAHALFKSALFMVVGIVDQRAGSRDIRLLRGLRRTMPVTFVVTVLAGLSMAGVFPLLGFISKEYLLGQMIEPGGPAWLGILLAATAVIGATATFAYTGRILLGGFTDYRGSERVDDDLDTHRMPQYVSEAGPGIIVPALLPALLGLVLGPAVVWLHPLIGAAGGAAAGISYSATFALFGGLTVELALSITIIALGLVTISRRRALDRLFERRILPFTAIDVVERIRTGLISLGSRVGDLTRTDAQPVHLATPWALLGVVALAAIAIAPALGEIVEPGEPWTDALLLALLLATVVPAVITRSRLTALILVGGAGFVVALWFFALGAIDVGLTQLLVELLTVVALVLILRRLPAVFHRVTRSRQFITATIALAVGALATVVTLAFTGRRDISAAGQYFLDEAYTDTGGTNIVNTILVDYRALDTFGELTVIAVAGIVLMGVLAARPILPERTPDMRAWAGTALLREADNTLPIRVVARWAAPVIIVLSIYLLLRGHYEPGGGFIAALVGGTGFALAYLGASSDRRAPVRWPYRALLSAGVVVGVVSGIGGYLVGSFLKPVRIDIPLPWGDEYGFTSALIFDLGVYFAVVAIIIAVLNELGGVRDRPGEVSERAGSRDQEVAR; from the coding sequence ATGCTCACGGCGCTGCTGGTCGCGACACTCGCGGTCGTCGTCATCACGATGGTCGCCACCGTGGTGATCGGCCGCAATGCGGGATGGATCGCTGCGGCCGGGCTCGCGGTGCTCGCCACGCTCGTCGGCTTACGCCTACCTGAACTGCTCGACGGCCCGGGCGTGGTGCGCGAGGTCGTGCCGTGGATGCCGACGCTCGACGTCGCCCTGCGGTTGCGGCTCGACGGGCTCGCCGCGCTTTTCTTGCTCATCGTGCTGGGCATCGGCGCCCTCGTCATGGCCTACTCGGCCCGCTATCTCTCCGACATGACGGTGCACCGGCACACCGGCTACTTCGCCTGGATGCTGCTGTTCGCGTTCTCGATGACCGGGCTCGTGCTCGCCGACGATCTCGTGCTGCTCTTCGTGTTCTGGGAGCTCACGACGCTCTGCTCGTTCTTCCTCATCAACCGGTCGGGCCGTCGGGCGAGCGCTCCCGCCGTGCGCACCCTTCTCGTTACCGCGATGGGCGGACTGGCACTGCTGTTCGCGGTCGTGCTCATCGTCGCGCGCACCGGCACGACCGTGGTGAGCGACGCCCTGCAGAGCGATGCGTGGCAGACCGACAGCGGCTTCACGGCCGCCGTCGCCGTGCTGATCGCGCTCGCCGCGATGACCAAGTCGGCGCAGTTCCCTTTCCACATGTGGCTTCCCGATGCGATGGTGGCGCCGACCCCGGTGAGTGCCTACCTACACGCCGCCGCGATGGTGAAGGCCGGCATCTACTTGCTCATGCTGTTCTCACCTGCCCTCGCTGCGACGGTCGTCTGGCAGTCGATCCTCGTGACGAGCGGCCTCATCACCGCCATCATGGGGGCGGTCTTCGCGCTTCGACGCTTCGATCTGAAAGAGATCATGGCGTACTCCACGGTGAGCCAGCTCGGCTTCATCGTGGCGCTCATCGGCATCGGCACCCCGTCGGCGCTCGCGACAGCCGCGCTGTACACGCTCGCTCACGCTCTCTTCAAGTCGGCTTTGTTCATGGTCGTCGGCATCGTCGATCAGCGCGCGGGCAGCCGCGACATTAGGCTGCTGCGCGGCTTGCGGCGAACCATGCCGGTGACGTTCGTGGTCACGGTGCTCGCCGGGCTCTCGATGGCCGGCGTCTTTCCGCTGCTCGGCTTCATCTCCAAGGAGTACCTGCTCGGTCAGATGATCGAGCCCGGCGGTCCAGCGTGGCTGGGCATCCTCTTGGCGGCCACCGCCGTCATCGGAGCCACGGCCACCTTCGCCTATACCGGCCGCATCCTGCTCGGCGGATTCACCGACTATCGCGGAAGCGAGCGCGTCGACGACGACCTCGATACTCACCGAATGCCGCAGTACGTCTCCGAGGCCGGTCCGGGAATTATCGTGCCGGCACTGCTACCCGCGCTGCTCGGCCTCGTGCTCGGCCCCGCCGTGGTCTGGCTGCACCCGCTGATCGGCGCTGCAGGCGGTGCCGCGGCGGGCATCTCCTACAGCGCCACGTTCGCGCTGTTCGGCGGGCTCACCGTCGAGCTCGCGCTCTCGATCACGATCATCGCGCTCGGCCTCGTCACCATCAGCCGCCGTCGCGCGCTCGACCGCCTCTTCGAACGGCGCATCCTGCCCTTCACGGCGATCGATGTCGTCGAGCGCATCCGCACCGGCTTGATCTCTCTCGGCTCGCGTGTCGGAGATCTGACCCGCACCGACGCGCAGCCGGTCCACCTCGCGACGCCGTGGGCGCTTCTCGGCGTCGTTGCGCTGGCGGCGATCGCCATCGCGCCCGCTCTCGGAGAGATCGTCGAGCCGGGCGAGCCATGGACCGACGCTCTGCTGCTCGCCCTGCTGCTCGCCACCGTCGTGCCCGCCGTCATCACGCGATCGAGGTTGACCGCCCTCATCCTTGTCGGTGGCGCCGGCTTCGTCGTGGCTCTCTGGTTCTTCGCGCTCGGAGCGATTGACGTCGGCCTCACCCAGCTGCTCGTCGAGCTGCTCACCGTGGTCGCGCTCGTGCTCATATTGCGCCGTCTGCCCGCCGTCTTCCATCGCGTCACGCGGTCGCGACAATTCATCACGGCCACGATCGCTCTCGCGGTCGGCGCACTAGCGACTGTCGTCACGCTCGCCTTCACGGGTCGTCGCGACATCTCGGCGGCGGGGCAGTACTTCCTCGACGAGGCCTACACCGATACCGGGGGCACAAACATCGTCAACACGATCCTCGTCGACTACCGCGCGCTCGACACCTTCGGTGAACTCACCGTGATCGCCGTAGCCGGCATCGTGCTCATGGGGGTGCTCGCCGCCCGGCCCATCCTGCCCGAACGCACTCCCGATATGCGGGCGTGGGCGGGCACTGCTCTGCTGCGCGAGGCCGACAACACTCTGCCCATCAGGGTGGTCGCGCGCTGGGCTGCGCCCGTCATCATCGTGCTCTCGATCTACCTGCTGCTGCGCGGCCACTACGAGCCGGGCGGCGGCTTCATCGCCGCGCTCGTCGGTGGTACGGGCTTCGCGCTCGCCTATCTCGGAGCATCATCCGATCGGCGGGCACCCGTGCGATGGCCCTATCGAGCGCTGCTCTCGGCCGGGGTCGTCGTCGGCGTGGTGAGCGGCATCGGCGGCTACCTTGTCGGTTCGTTCCTCAAGCCCGTGCGCATCGATATTCCGTTGCCCTGGGGCGACGAGTACGGCTTCACGAGCGCCCTGATCTTCGACCTCGGCGTCTATTTCGCCGTCGTCGCCATCATCATCGCCGTGCTCAACGAGCTCGGCGGCGTGCGCGACCGCCCCGGCGAGGTTTCTGAACGTGCCGGGTCGCGCGATCAGGAGGTGGCGCGATGA
- the zapE gene encoding cell division protein ZapE: MTGEPTRTVARLVDRQPGMTAAELVGHLVPPPQFAHASLENYEPDERYPSQAQAVEAMRTFSGDTVSASRGFFSRKPAAPVAKPGVYLDGGFGVGKTHLLAALWHRTRGRKYFGTFIEYTAIVGALGYREAVAHFRGAALIAIDEFELDDPGDTMVMSRLLGELVASGSRIAATSNTPPHALGEGRFAAIDFLREINALADRFTTVRIDGEDYRKRDIEGHAVSLSDEAFDARIVAEGDGVTVDGFRDVLRHLSTVHPSRYIGLIDGVTAVGVRDVEVLHNQTDALRLVAFVDRLYDAQVRIHATGVPLDQVFSDEMLAGGYRKKYLRATSRMIALTSAAHEHAAR; this comes from the coding sequence ATGACGGGCGAACCCACGCGAACAGTGGCACGCCTGGTCGACCGGCAGCCCGGCATGACGGCGGCAGAGCTCGTCGGCCACCTGGTGCCGCCGCCGCAGTTCGCCCACGCGAGTCTCGAGAACTACGAGCCCGATGAGCGCTACCCCTCGCAGGCTCAGGCGGTCGAGGCGATGCGCACCTTCTCGGGCGACACGGTGTCGGCCTCGCGCGGCTTCTTCTCGCGCAAACCTGCGGCACCTGTGGCCAAGCCGGGTGTCTATCTTGACGGTGGTTTCGGCGTGGGAAAGACCCACCTGCTGGCCGCGCTGTGGCACCGCACGCGCGGTCGCAAGTACTTCGGCACCTTCATCGAGTACACCGCGATCGTCGGGGCACTCGGCTATCGCGAGGCTGTGGCGCACTTTCGAGGCGCCGCCCTCATCGCGATCGACGAGTTCGAGCTCGACGACCCGGGCGACACGATGGTGATGTCGCGGCTGCTGGGCGAACTCGTGGCGAGCGGATCGCGCATCGCGGCGACCTCGAACACACCCCCGCACGCGCTCGGCGAAGGCCGATTCGCAGCCATCGACTTCTTGCGCGAGATCAACGCGCTCGCCGACCGCTTCACGACCGTGCGCATCGATGGTGAGGACTACCGCAAGCGCGACATCGAGGGCCACGCCGTGTCGCTCAGTGACGAGGCATTCGATGCGCGCATCGTCGCCGAAGGCGACGGTGTCACGGTCGACGGCTTCCGCGATGTGTTGCGCCACCTCTCGACGGTGCACCCCAGCCGCTACATCGGCCTCATCGACGGAGTTACCGCCGTCGGCGTCCGTGATGTCGAGGTGCTGCACAACCAGACCGACGCGCTGAGGCTCGTCGCCTTCGTCGACCGGCTGTATGACGCACAGGTGCGCATCCATGCCACGGGGGTTCCTCTCGATCAGGTGTTCTCTGACGAGATGCTCGCGGGGGGCTACCGCAAAAAGTACCTGCGAGCGACGTCGCGCATGATCGCTCTCACGTCGGCGGCGCACGAGCACGCCGCTCGCTGA
- a CDS encoding sulfurtransferase, with protein MTVAFDPAEKFQQYAHPERLVSAAWLEAHLNTSGLVVVECDEDVLLYETGHIPGAVKLDWHTELNDPVMRDYIDGEQFARLMSAKGIARDSTVVIYGDKSNWWAAYALWVLTLFGHHDVRLLDGGRDRWVSDERSLTTETAQPAPTDYPVVERDDAAVRAFKDDVLTHFGNPLIDVRSPEEYSGERTHMPAYPEEGALRGGHIPTAASVPWSRAANDDGTFRTAAELATVYRDGAGLGDADDVITYCRIGERSSHTWFVLTHLLGIPRVRNYDGSWTEWGSAVRVPIAVGTEPGTAPGR; from the coding sequence ATGACCGTCGCATTCGACCCCGCCGAGAAGTTTCAGCAGTACGCGCACCCTGAGCGCCTGGTGTCGGCCGCCTGGCTCGAGGCTCACCTCAACACATCCGGACTTGTCGTCGTCGAATGCGATGAAGACGTGCTGCTCTACGAGACGGGCCACATTCCGGGCGCCGTCAAGCTCGACTGGCACACCGAGCTCAATGACCCCGTCATGCGCGACTACATCGACGGCGAGCAGTTCGCCCGGCTCATGAGCGCCAAGGGCATCGCCCGTGATTCGACGGTCGTCATCTACGGCGACAAGAGCAACTGGTGGGCGGCCTACGCCCTGTGGGTTCTGACGCTATTCGGCCACCACGACGTGCGGCTGCTCGACGGCGGGCGCGACCGCTGGGTCTCCGACGAGCGCTCGCTCACGACTGAGACCGCTCAGCCCGCCCCCACCGACTACCCCGTCGTCGAACGCGACGACGCAGCGGTACGAGCTTTCAAAGACGATGTACTCACGCACTTCGGCAATCCCCTGATCGACGTGCGCTCGCCCGAGGAGTACAGCGGCGAGCGCACCCACATGCCTGCCTACCCCGAAGAAGGCGCGCTGCGCGGCGGCCACATTCCGACCGCCGCGAGCGTGCCGTGGTCGCGCGCCGCGAACGACGACGGCACCTTTCGCACCGCGGCCGAGCTCGCGACGGTCTACCGCGACGGAGCCGGGCTCGGTGACGCCGATGACGTGATCACCTACTGCCGCATCGGCGAGCGCTCGAGCCACACGTGGTTCGTTCTCACCCACCTGCTCGGCATTCCGCGCGTGCGCAACTACGACGGGTCGTGGACCGAGTGGGGCAGCGCCGTGCGTGTGCCGATTGCCGTCGGCACCGAGCCTGGCACGGCACCCGGCCGATAG
- a CDS encoding SufE family protein, protein MTDLPGPLAEIRDDFLSFTEKERLQLLLEFSNELPALPERYAEHPELLERVEECQSPVYLFVDVVDGDVQVHATAPAEAPTTRGFASILVQGISGLPADVVLAIPDDFPLQLGLTAAVSPLRLRGMSGMLWRIKRQVSAKAAV, encoded by the coding sequence GTGACCGACCTGCCCGGCCCCCTCGCCGAGATTCGCGACGACTTTCTCTCGTTCACCGAGAAAGAGCGGCTGCAGCTGCTGCTCGAGTTCTCGAACGAGCTGCCTGCGCTACCCGAGCGCTATGCCGAGCATCCAGAACTGCTCGAACGGGTCGAAGAATGCCAATCGCCCGTGTACCTCTTTGTCGATGTCGTCGATGGTGATGTTCAGGTGCACGCGACCGCACCTGCAGAGGCACCGACCACCCGCGGTTTCGCATCGATTCTCGTACAGGGCATCTCCGGTCTGCCCGCCGACGTCGTGCTCGCGATTCCCGACGACTTTCCGCTGCAACTCGGCCTGACCGCCGCTGTCAGCCCGCTGCGTCTGCGGGGCATGTCGGGCATGCTGTGGCGCATCAAGCGGCAAGTGAGCGCCAAGGCGGCCGTCTGA
- a CDS encoding dihydrofolate reductase family protein has protein sequence MLHGTLRRIVPADGGAIDLDATDARTTLLDAYDPRAPELLRLNLVTTLDGRAAGSDGTSESLTSRVDRTILGVIRELSDLVLVGAESARREGYLRPKRAALAIVTASGDLRGHRLDAPAGGHPLLVLTTESGARRAAETLPAAQRLVLDGDERLEPVEVITTLRRAGFGRIVAEGGPRLAAQLLEADLVDELCLTVMPRLGGPALPLLTSAPTRIHDARPLSLLVDDSGAQFGRWALPRGAQG, from the coding sequence ATGCTGCACGGCACGCTGCGGCGCATCGTTCCGGCCGACGGCGGCGCCATCGATCTCGACGCGACGGATGCCCGCACGACCCTGCTCGATGCGTACGACCCGCGCGCCCCCGAGCTCCTGCGGCTCAACCTCGTGACCACGCTCGACGGTCGCGCGGCCGGCAGTGACGGCACCTCGGAGTCGCTCACGTCGCGCGTCGACCGCACCATTCTCGGCGTGATCCGCGAGCTGAGCGACCTCGTGCTCGTGGGCGCCGAGTCGGCGCGGCGCGAGGGCTACCTGCGCCCGAAGCGCGCCGCCCTGGCCATCGTGACCGCCTCGGGCGACCTGCGGGGGCACCGGCTCGACGCTCCTGCGGGCGGTCACCCGCTGCTCGTGCTGACGACCGAGAGCGGCGCGCGGCGGGCGGCCGAGACCCTGCCGGCGGCGCAGCGCCTCGTGCTCGACGGCGACGAGCGACTCGAGCCCGTCGAGGTGATCACGACCCTGCGTCGAGCGGGCTTCGGGCGCATCGTCGCCGAGGGCGGTCCGCGGCTCGCCGCTCAGCTGCTCGAGGCAGACCTCGTCGACGAGCTGTGCCTGACCGTCATGCCGCGCCTCGGCGGCCCGGCTCTACCGCTGCTGACGTCGGCGCCGACCCGCATCCACGACGCACGACCGCTCTCGCTGCTCGTCGACGACTCAGGGGCGCAGTTCGGCCGATGGGCGCTTCCGCGCGGCGCTCAGGGCTGA
- a CDS encoding alpha/beta hydrolase family protein: protein MTARRLPISTVLTMLAVGALATGLGAAAVAVRVARNVVTPPTRRRYDIEVLSVDEPAGEIVLSRTLDTLAPGRYSMWFDRDRGHARIGEIIRHDAQSVTRQLHSVQRGDLSRASRARWAGWWYLTPADLAVPFSDVGIRTPIGVAPAWRIDGTGSGADWVIQVHGRAVTRAEGLRAVNAFTEAGYGSLLISYRNDGDAPASIDGRYALGDDEWRDVEAAIAYALDEGATRIVLMGWSMGGATVLQCITRSQLAEHVVGVVLESPVVDWVRVLRFQAAASGLPAVVRDAAMAMLSSHSASQWVGLDEPIDFDRLDIVARAAELTIPMLVLHSVDDGFVPSDGSLALAAARPDVVRLEHFAIARHTKLWNYDAPRWERAIGTWLAELGDRQP, encoded by the coding sequence GTGACGGCGAGGCGCCTACCGATCTCGACGGTGCTCACGATGCTGGCCGTCGGAGCCCTGGCGACTGGTCTCGGAGCCGCGGCGGTCGCGGTGCGCGTGGCGCGCAACGTCGTCACTCCGCCGACCCGGCGGCGGTATGACATCGAGGTGCTGTCGGTCGACGAGCCGGCGGGCGAGATCGTGCTCAGCCGCACCCTCGACACTCTCGCGCCGGGTCGGTACTCGATGTGGTTCGACCGTGATCGCGGCCACGCTCGCATCGGAGAGATCATTCGGCACGACGCACAGTCGGTCACGCGGCAGCTTCACTCGGTGCAGCGCGGTGACCTCTCGCGAGCATCTCGCGCGCGATGGGCCGGCTGGTGGTACCTGACGCCCGCCGATCTGGCCGTGCCGTTCAGCGACGTCGGCATCCGCACCCCGATCGGGGTCGCCCCCGCGTGGCGCATCGACGGCACAGGGTCGGGCGCCGACTGGGTCATCCAGGTGCACGGGCGTGCGGTCACGCGAGCCGAGGGGCTGCGCGCGGTGAACGCCTTCACAGAGGCCGGCTACGGCTCGCTGCTCATCAGCTACCGCAATGACGGGGATGCTCCGGCCAGCATCGACGGACGCTATGCGCTCGGCGACGACGAGTGGCGCGACGTCGAGGCGGCTATCGCCTATGCCCTCGACGAGGGGGCGACCCGCATCGTGCTCATGGGCTGGTCGATGGGCGGTGCCACGGTGCTGCAGTGCATCACGCGCTCGCAGCTCGCCGAGCATGTCGTCGGCGTCGTGCTCGAGTCGCCCGTCGTCGACTGGGTGCGGGTGCTGAGGTTTCAAGCCGCCGCGTCGGGCCTCCCCGCGGTCGTGCGCGACGCGGCGATGGCGATGCTCTCGTCCCACAGCGCCTCGCAGTGGGTGGGCCTCGACGAGCCGATCGATTTCGATCGCCTCGACATTGTGGCGCGGGCCGCCGAGTTGACCATTCCGATGCTCGTGCTGCACAGCGTCGACGACGGCTTCGTGCCGAGCGACGGCAGTCTTGCGCTCGCAGCCGCTCGCCCCGACGTGGTGCGCCTTGAGCACTTTGCCATCGCTCGGCACACCAAGCTCTGGAACTACGACGCGCCCCGCTGGGAGCGCGCGATCGGCACCTGGCTCGCCGAGCTCGGCGACCGTCAGCCCTGA
- a CDS encoding DUF3000 domain-containing protein has translation MSPAATTSLTPQAVFDALVASIERAVLRDELQVTTIPAPTGLAPFAHALAADVNPARHADDSDLGTGRVVVLYDPDAPEGWGGVVRVICFAQAPLETEIGLDPFVSDVAWSWLVDALAARGARYTAASGTATKVLSTGYGELAAQGSGAQIELRASWTPLDLDLAPHIEGWAELLCMVAGYPPATDGVAVLPTRRSPRA, from the coding sequence GTGTCCCCCGCCGCAACGACATCGCTGACGCCCCAGGCCGTGTTCGACGCACTGGTCGCCTCGATCGAGCGTGCCGTGCTGCGCGATGAGCTGCAGGTCACGACGATTCCCGCACCAACGGGCCTCGCGCCCTTCGCCCACGCGCTCGCCGCCGATGTCAACCCTGCGCGTCACGCCGACGACTCCGACCTCGGTACGGGCCGCGTCGTCGTGCTGTACGACCCCGACGCGCCCGAAGGCTGGGGCGGCGTCGTGCGCGTCATCTGCTTCGCCCAGGCGCCGCTCGAAACCGAGATCGGCCTCGATCCCTTCGTCTCTGACGTGGCCTGGTCGTGGCTCGTCGATGCCCTGGCCGCTCGGGGCGCCCGGTACACGGCCGCGAGCGGCACGGCCACCAAGGTGCTCTCGACCGGTTACGGCGAGCTCGCCGCGCAGGGCAGCGGCGCGCAGATCGAGCTGCGCGCGTCGTGGACCCCGCTCGACCTCGACCTCGCCCCCCACATCGAGGGTTGGGCCGAACTGCTCTGCATGGTCGCCGGGTATCCCCCGGCCACCGACGGAGTGGCGGTGCTGCCGACTCGACGGAGCCCGCGTGCCTGA